Part of the Pseudarthrobacter sp. NBSH8 genome is shown below.
CGTCGGGCTGGCTTTGATGGTCCACCCCGTTCAGGACGGCCTGACGTACAACCCGGCCGGTACCAGCGCCCAGGCCGTGGGCCGGTACAAGGCGACGTTCACCGGGAAGGCCGCGCACGCTGCGGCAGCGCCGCACCAGGCCGTCAACGCCGCCGATGCAACCGTCCTGAGCCAGGTGGCCATTGGTCTGCTCCGCCAGCAGATCCCCGGCGACCACCGCATCGCGCTGTACGTTGCCGAGGCCGGCCACGTCACCAACATCATTCCGGACCGGGCGGTGATCCAGTTTGAGTGCCGCGCCTTCACCCTGCCGGAATACGAGGCGCTGCTTGAGCGGGTCCGCCGCTGCTTCGAAGGGGCCGCGCTGGCCACCGGAACCACACTGGACATCGAGGCAACGGAGCCCCTCTACGAACCGCTGCTCCAGGACAACGCCCTGGCTGCGCACTGGACGGCGGCGATGGACGCGTTCGGCAAGGACACCTCGCCCTCGGCCGGCCTCAGCGGCGGGTCAACCGACATGGGCAACATCTCCCAGGTCATCCCGTCCCTGCATCCCTGGCTCAGCATTCCCGGGGCCAACGTACCCATTCACTCGCACGCGTTCGCCGCGCTGGCCGACACCGCCGGGGCGTACGGCGTGATGTTCGAGGCAGCCACCGCGCTGGCCTGGACCGTCGCCGCCGCGGCCTCAACCCCCACCGAACGGGAACGCTTCACCAAAGCGGCATACCGCCGTCGTACTCTCACTCAGGAAGGCACATCATGAGTACCAGCACCAAAACCACACGGATCGACAAAGCTGGTGCCCGGCTGACGCTTCCGGTCGCCGCCCTGGCCTTTGTCATCGCGCTGGCCGTCCAGTTCATCGGCCAGGCCAAGATCGATATCGGAATCGGCGCAATCGTCATCTTCCCCATGGTCTGGGGCCTCATCCTGGGGCTCCTGGTCTCCATCCAGAAGTTCAAGCCCCTGGGCCTGGACCTGCAGCGGATCGCCGCCGCCCTGGTGGGCGTGGCCGTGCTGCTGCTGGTGGCCAGGCTGGCGTTCAACATCGGGCCCAGCCTCCCCAGCCTGATCAAAGCAGGGCCGGCCCTGCTGCTGCAGGAAGTGGGGCACCTGCTGGGCACCATCATGCTGGCGCTCCCCCTGGCCGTCCTGCTCCGGATGGGCAAGGCAACGGTGGGCGCTACGTTCTCCCTTGACCGGGAGCCGTCCTTCGCCATGGTCTCCGAAAAGTACGGCCCCGACTCGGACCAGTACCGCGGAGTGCTGGCCATGTATGTCTTCGGAACGCTGTTCGGCGCCGTGTACATTACGCTGCTCACTTCACTGGTGGCCAACTGGAAGATCTTCGATCCGCTGGCCCTGGCGATGGGCGCCGGCGTGGGATCCGGCTCCATGATGGCGGCGTCCTCGGCGAGTATCATCGCGGCCTACCCGGCGGACCAGGAAGCCATCCTGGGCATGGCGGCGGTGTCCAACCTGATCACCACCATCCTGGGCGTCTACGTAGGCATCTACATCGCGCTGCCGCTTGCGGACCGTTTCTACAAGCTCCTCACCCGCAGGCAGACCCGTGAAGCTGCGGCGGTCACAGCAGGGGCCCCCGCCGAGCGCGGCCTGGCCGACATTGAGCGGGAAGAGGTCCAGGCCGAAGAAAACCGCCGGTTCCGCGAGCGGGTTGCCGAATCCTCCGCAGCCATCAAGCTCCCGCTGTGGCTGTCCCTGTCCGTCCTGACGGTCCTGGGCATCGGCACGGCGTCGGTGGCGGCCAAGGGCTTCAGCCTGACGATCGTCGCCGGGTACGGAATCATGCTGGCACTGGTCCTGGTGAGCGTTGCCCTGGCGAAGGTTACCAAGAAGATTTCGGCGATCGTCTACATCACCACGATCGGCGCCTACATCTCCAGCCCGTGGTTCTTCGGGGCGGAGTCGCTCACAACGGTCATCAAGACGGTCGACTTCCTGTCCATCGCCACGGTGATGCTGACGCTCGCGGGCCTGTCTTTGGGCAAGGACATCCCCTTGCTGAAGAACATCGGCTGGAAGATCATCCCGGTGGGCCTGGTGGCCATCACCGCGTCCTTCCTGCTCTCCACCGTGATAGCGGAGTTCGCCCTCGGGCTCTGGCACTAACATGCAACGCGGGGTCACTTACGGCCCAATAATAGGCACTTATTGGGCCAAAAGTGACCCCGCATTGGGCCACCCCTCCCCACTGCTTTCGCGGCGAAGGTGAACGGTCGACGGCGGGACCTCCCGCCGTCGTCAGCTTTCGGGGAGGCGCCCGGCCAGTCCTTGGAGCGACGGTTCACGGCCCAGCTCCACGTGTGCGAAGGCCAGCGCCGCCGCCAGGTCCGGCTTGCCGTCATAAATGGCCTGGCACAGGCTCAGGTGCTCCGCACACTGAACCTGGGGGTCACGGTGCCCGGTCAAAGTGAAGAGCCACTGCATCCTGCCCAGCAGGGGCTTCATGGAGGACTCCAGCAGCGAGTTGCCCCCCATCGCCACGATCTCTGCGTGCAGGGCCGTATTGCTGAGCGGTATCTGCGCATGGTCGTGGCGCAGGGTTGCTTCTTCTGCCTGGTCCATCATTTGCTGCAGCCGCGACGACGGCTGGCCTCTTGCCGCGGCCTGGGCCGCGAGGCGTGCGGCGAGGACTTCCAGGCTGAGCCGCACCTCAAAGAGCTCGTTGACGTCGCGCAGGGTGATCTGCTTGACGGTGGCACCACGCCGGGGGGAGGCGTCAATGAAGCCTTCGGCTTCGAGCTGCTGGAGGGCTTCCCGGACGGGCACCCGGGAAACAGCCAGAGTCTGGGACAGCTCACGTTCCCTGAGCCGGGACCCCGGCGCGAAGTCACCGGAGATGATCAACTCCCGGATCCGGGCCCGGGCAGTATCAGCCGAGGACGCCGGGGCTTCCGCTTGGACGGCCATTCATTCCTCCCGTTATTGCTGCGAAACCATACTTCCGCGCTTACTCAGTTATTCAGCTCCACGCGGGTGCCAACCCCCTGATGGAGCGCAGCGTCGTACAGGAGCCGCCCGATGGCAAGATCCTGCAGACCTATACCAACCGAGTTGAACAAGGTTACGTCCTCATCACCCAGGCGACCTGCTTTTGTCCCCGCCGCCACGTCACCGAGCTCGGCTTCCACATCCTCAAAGCTCATCACACCTTCGGCCACCGGGATGATCAGCCCGCCTGATTTGGCCCTGGCCGTGGCCAGACTGTCCACGAAGACCCTGGCCCTCACCATGCCCGCCGAATCAATCTCCCGGTGGTCCGCCCGCGGACGGGATCCGACGGCGTTCACGTGCAGCCCGGGCTGGAACCACTCGCCCCTAACCACCGGCTCAACGGCCGGCGTGAGGGTGCACAGCACATCGGCAGCCGCCACCACTTCCCGGACGCTGGCCGCCCGCGTGACGTTCAGGCCGTAGTGGGAAATCTCGTCACAGAAGGCGGCGACCGTGTCCGCGGAACGGGACCACACCACGACGTTTTCAATCGGGAGGACGGCCAGCATGGCTTCCACGTGGGCAACGGCCAGGGCGCCTGCACCGACCAGTCCCAGGGTGGTGCTGCCGGGCCTCGCGAGGAGCTTCGTCGCCACCGCACTGGCAGCGGCAGTGCGGACCCGTGTGGGGACTTTGCCGTCCAGGATGGCCAGGGTTTCGCCGGTTAGCTGGGAGACAAGCATGATCGTGGACCGCTGCGTGGGCAGGCCGGACTCCCGGTTTGCCGGGATGTCCGCCAGTAGTTTGACGGACGCGAGCTCCTCGGCGCTGGACAGCGCTGCCATCGGCAGGAACCTCGCGTCCGAGGACGGCAGGAGGAGCGAGTCCGGCGCCGGCTGAAAGGCGGTGCCCCGGCTGAGGCCGGCAAAGACGCGTTCGACGGCGGCAATGGTCCCCGGCAT
Proteins encoded:
- a CDS encoding amidohydrolase translates to MELTDTTPAMATLRGALADGVERWKPRVQALAREIHAHKEISFEEVRSAEAIAALLAEGGFAVERGTGGLPTAFTASAGSGELTVALCVEYDALPDIGHACGHNLIAGASVAAALALQPYVDVLGITLKAIGTPAEEHGGGKVLMLEQGGFDGVGLALMVHPVQDGLTYNPAGTSAQAVGRYKATFTGKAAHAAAAPHQAVNAADATVLSQVAIGLLRQQIPGDHRIALYVAEAGHVTNIIPDRAVIQFECRAFTLPEYEALLERVRRCFEGAALATGTTLDIEATEPLYEPLLQDNALAAHWTAAMDAFGKDTSPSAGLSGGSTDMGNISQVIPSLHPWLSIPGANVPIHSHAFAALADTAGAYGVMFEAATALAWTVAAAASTPTERERFTKAAYRRRTLTQEGTS
- a CDS encoding DUF3100 domain-containing protein, with amino-acid sequence MSTSTKTTRIDKAGARLTLPVAALAFVIALAVQFIGQAKIDIGIGAIVIFPMVWGLILGLLVSIQKFKPLGLDLQRIAAALVGVAVLLLVARLAFNIGPSLPSLIKAGPALLLQEVGHLLGTIMLALPLAVLLRMGKATVGATFSLDREPSFAMVSEKYGPDSDQYRGVLAMYVFGTLFGAVYITLLTSLVANWKIFDPLALAMGAGVGSGSMMAASSASIIAAYPADQEAILGMAAVSNLITTILGVYVGIYIALPLADRFYKLLTRRQTREAAAVTAGAPAERGLADIEREEVQAEENRRFRERVAESSAAIKLPLWLSLSVLTVLGIGTASVAAKGFSLTIVAGYGIMLALVLVSVALAKVTKKISAIVYITTIGAYISSPWFFGAESLTTVIKTVDFLSIATVMLTLAGLSLGKDIPLLKNIGWKIIPVGLVAITASFLLSTVIAEFALGLWH
- a CDS encoding GntR family transcriptional regulator; this encodes MAVQAEAPASSADTARARIRELIISGDFAPGSRLRERELSQTLAVSRVPVREALQQLEAEGFIDASPRRGATVKQITLRDVNELFEVRLSLEVLAARLAAQAAARGQPSSRLQQMMDQAEEATLRHDHAQIPLSNTALHAEIVAMGGNSLLESSMKPLLGRMQWLFTLTGHRDPQVQCAEHLSLCQAIYDGKPDLAAALAFAHVELGREPSLQGLAGRLPES
- a CDS encoding ornithine cyclodeaminase family protein, whose translation is MTLILKASELQTLADMPGTIAAVERVFAGLSRGTAFQPAPDSLLLPSSDARFLPMAALSSAEELASVKLLADIPANRESGLPTQRSTIMLVSQLTGETLAILDGKVPTRVRTAAASAVATKLLARPGSTTLGLVGAGALAVAHVEAMLAVLPIENVVVWSRSADTVAAFCDEISHYGLNVTRAASVREVVAAADVLCTLTPAVEPVVRGEWFQPGLHVNAVGSRPRADHREIDSAGMVRARVFVDSLATARAKSGGLIIPVAEGVMSFEDVEAELGDVAAGTKAGRLGDEDVTLFNSVGIGLQDLAIGRLLYDAALHQGVGTRVELNN